One window of the Niallia circulans genome contains the following:
- a CDS encoding ABC transporter ATP-binding protein, producing MTREKLLEVKNLQKHFSAGRDRVIKAVDGVSFDIFKGETFGLVGESGCGKSTTGRTIIRLYDATGGEVKFEGEDVHGKKSKAELRKFNQKMQMIFQDPHSSLNPRMTVLDIIAEGIDNHNLAKTPEERRQRVEELLEVVGLNKEHATRFPHEFSGGQRQRIGIARALAVEPDFIICDEPISALDVSIQAQVVNLLKKLQKERGLTYLFIAHDLSMVKYISDRIGVMYMGNMVELAEADELYENPIHPYTKSLLSAIPLPDPRYERERKRIAYDPSVHDTNETAELREVTPGHYVRCTEKELEKYKRELSLKKN from the coding sequence TTGACTAGAGAAAAATTACTAGAGGTTAAGAATTTACAAAAACATTTCTCAGCTGGAAGAGATCGGGTAATAAAAGCCGTAGATGGTGTATCCTTTGATATTTTTAAAGGAGAAACCTTTGGTCTGGTTGGAGAATCTGGTTGTGGAAAGTCAACAACAGGTAGAACAATCATCCGTCTTTACGATGCAACAGGTGGAGAAGTGAAATTTGAAGGCGAAGATGTGCATGGGAAAAAATCAAAGGCAGAGCTTCGCAAATTTAACCAAAAAATGCAAATGATTTTCCAAGATCCACATTCTTCTCTAAATCCGCGTATGACAGTACTGGATATTATTGCAGAAGGAATTGATAATCATAATCTTGCAAAAACACCAGAAGAGCGTCGTCAAAGAGTTGAAGAACTCCTTGAAGTAGTAGGGTTGAATAAAGAGCATGCTACACGCTTTCCGCATGAATTCAGCGGCGGTCAAAGGCAGAGAATTGGAATTGCTCGCGCCCTAGCTGTTGAGCCAGATTTCATTATCTGTGATGAGCCTATTTCTGCATTAGACGTTTCTATTCAAGCACAGGTAGTAAATCTTTTGAAAAAGCTCCAAAAAGAGCGTGGATTGACTTATTTATTTATTGCTCATGATCTTTCCATGGTTAAATATATTAGTGATCGTATTGGTGTTATGTATATGGGTAATATGGTAGAGCTTGCAGAAGCAGATGAATTGTATGAAAACCCAATTCACCCATACACAAAATCATTACTATCCGCAATTCCACTTCCAGATCCGCGTTATGAACGTGAGCGCAAGAGAATTGCATATGATCCATCTGTACATGATACTAATGAGACAGCTGAGTTAAGAGAAGTAACTCCAGGTCACTATGTACGCTGCACAGAGAAAGAACTAGAGAAATATAAAAGAGAATTAAGCCTTAAGAAAAACTAA
- a CDS encoding ABC transporter ATP-binding protein: MSKLLEVKDLRVSFNTYNGEVQAVRGVSFDLNKGETLAIVGESGSGKSVTSNAIMRLLPEPQSVIKTGEILFEGEDLVKKSKKEMQKIRGKDISMVFQDPMSSLNPTMKIGNQIMEGLIKHQNMNKSDAKKRALELLELVGIPQPEVRINQFPHQFSGGMRQRVVVAIALACNPKILIADEPTTALDVTIQAQILELMKDIQKKTDSAIIFITHDLGVVANVADRVAVMYAGKIVEIGTVDDIFYNPKHPYTWGLIGSMPTLDSDDEELFAIPGSPPNMLKPPVGDAFASRNKYALEIDKVMEPPMFKVSDTHYAATWLLHEDAPHMEPPESVKQRMLGFSQTGKKDGGKR; this comes from the coding sequence ATGAGTAAATTATTAGAAGTCAAAGATTTAAGAGTATCATTTAACACCTACAATGGTGAGGTACAAGCTGTTCGTGGTGTTAGTTTTGATCTGAATAAAGGGGAAACATTAGCAATAGTAGGAGAATCCGGTTCTGGTAAATCGGTTACTTCTAATGCCATTATGAGACTTCTTCCTGAGCCGCAAAGTGTGATTAAAACAGGTGAAATTCTTTTTGAAGGAGAAGATCTAGTTAAGAAATCCAAAAAAGAGATGCAAAAAATTCGCGGAAAAGATATTTCAATGGTGTTCCAGGATCCGATGTCCTCTTTGAATCCAACGATGAAAATTGGAAATCAAATCATGGAAGGCTTAATTAAGCACCAAAACATGAACAAGTCTGATGCAAAAAAACGTGCCTTAGAATTACTTGAATTAGTTGGTATTCCACAGCCGGAAGTACGAATTAATCAGTTTCCGCATCAATTCTCAGGTGGAATGCGCCAACGGGTGGTTGTAGCGATTGCTCTTGCGTGTAACCCAAAGATTTTAATTGCTGATGAACCAACAACAGCACTTGATGTTACAATTCAGGCACAAATTCTAGAGTTGATGAAAGATATTCAAAAGAAAACAGATAGTGCAATTATCTTTATTACTCATGATCTTGGTGTTGTGGCAAATGTGGCAGATCGTGTTGCTGTAATGTATGCTGGTAAAATTGTTGAAATTGGTACGGTAGATGATATATTCTATAATCCAAAACATCCATATACTTGGGGACTAATCGGATCTATGCCGACACTTGATAGTGACGATGAAGAGTTGTTTGCTATACCTGGTAGCCCGCCAAATATGTTAAAGCCGCCAGTCGGAGATGCGTTTGCATCTAGAAATAAATATGCACTAGAAATTGATAAAGTAATGGAGCCGCCTATGTTTAAGGTTTCAGATACTCATTATGCAGCTACGTGGTTATTGCATGAAGATGCTCCACATATGGAACCGCCAGAATCAGTTAAGCAAAGAATGTTAGGTTTCTCGCAAACTGGTAAAAAGGATGGTGGAAAACGTTGA
- the opp3C gene encoding oligopeptide ABC transporter permease, with product MDKNNLKNIDKNLFKPLKQEESISERITAPSRTFGQDARRTLFKNKPAIISIFVILLIIVLSIFGPYFTGYDSNGQDLSRAKLPPRVPVLEKVSWLGLDGTLSGTYKGVSVEDATNKAYARYKSDKEFIDIKVLDEGNGERNSASVKATFHIYEQRKLDDTYFWFGTDTLGRDQWTRLWEGTRVSLIIAFVAAALDLLIGVAYGGISGFYGGRVDNVLQRIAEVLVGIPNLVIILLMMLILKPGIISIVVALTITGWIGMSRVVRGEVMKLTNQEFVLAAKTLGTSNGTIIRKHLIPNISGIIIVNTMFSIPGAIFFEAFLSFIGLGIVPPDASLGALIELGFANLRLYPYLLVFPAVVLSVLMIAFNILGDGLRDAFDPKMHK from the coding sequence ATGGATAAAAATAATCTAAAAAATATAGATAAAAATTTATTTAAACCTCTTAAGCAAGAAGAGAGTATTAGTGAGAGAATCACTGCTCCAAGTAGAACTTTTGGACAAGATGCGAGAAGAACTTTATTTAAAAATAAACCTGCAATTATTAGTATCTTTGTAATCCTGTTGATTATAGTCTTGAGTATATTTGGACCTTATTTCACTGGATATGATAGTAATGGTCAGGATTTGTCTCGTGCTAAATTACCTCCTAGAGTACCGGTATTGGAGAAGGTTTCTTGGCTTGGGCTGGATGGTACATTATCAGGGACTTATAAAGGTGTCTCAGTGGAGGATGCAACGAATAAGGCCTATGCTCGTTATAAGAGTGATAAAGAGTTTATTGATATTAAAGTATTAGATGAAGGTAATGGGGAAAGAAATTCAGCTTCTGTAAAAGCGACTTTCCATATTTACGAGCAGAGGAAGTTAGATGATACGTATTTCTGGTTTGGTACAGATACACTTGGACGTGATCAATGGACAAGACTTTGGGAAGGAACTCGAGTTTCTCTCATTATTGCGTTTGTTGCAGCTGCGCTTGATTTATTAATAGGTGTTGCATATGGTGGTATCTCTGGCTTCTATGGTGGAAGAGTAGATAATGTTTTACAACGTATAGCAGAAGTGCTAGTGGGTATACCTAACTTAGTAATCATTTTATTAATGATGTTAATTCTAAAACCAGGTATTATTTCTATTGTTGTAGCATTAACAATTACAGGTTGGATTGGCATGTCACGTGTCGTTCGCGGTGAAGTAATGAAACTTACTAACCAGGAATTTGTTCTGGCAGCAAAAACATTAGGAACCTCAAACGGTACGATAATTAGAAAGCACTTAATTCCTAATATCAGTGGTATCATAATTGTTAACACCATGTTCTCTATTCCTGGAGCTATTTTCTTCGAAGCATTTTTAAGTTTCATCGGTTTAGGTATTGTACCACCAGACGCTTCTTTAGGTGCTTTAATTGAACTAGGATTTGCAAACTTAAGATTATACCCATATTTATTAGTATTCCCAGCAGTTGTATTATCAGTACTAATGATTGCATTTAACATTTTAGGTGATGGTTTAAGAGATGCATTTGATCCTAAGATGCATAAATAG
- the opp3b gene encoding oligopeptide ABC transporter permease: protein MTRYLLRRLWYMFLTLFIIATVSFFLMKFLPGSPLKAEDKLSEEQKAIVLEKYGLDDPIPVQYVRYLGNLVQGDLGVSFAFDNTPVMDILMSKIGPSALLGAQALVLGTIVGILLGLISSIFRNGPIDFISTIIAVLGTSIPSFVFAGLLQYYFAVQWDLLPVALWDGYEYTILPTIALAITPLAISARFIRTEMIEVLHSQYITTARAKGVAESGIIFKHGLRNALIPLITVIGPMAVNLMTGSLVIEKIFAIPGIGEQFVSSVTVNDYQTIMGTTLLYAFAFVVIILIIDLLYGLIDPRIRIAGGKK, encoded by the coding sequence ATGACGCGATATTTACTTCGCCGTTTATGGTATATGTTCTTAACGCTCTTCATAATAGCAACAGTATCTTTCTTCCTTATGAAGTTTTTACCGGGAAGTCCACTTAAAGCAGAAGATAAGTTAAGTGAAGAGCAAAAAGCGATTGTCTTAGAAAAATACGGATTAGACGATCCAATCCCAGTTCAATATGTTCGTTATCTAGGAAATCTGGTACAAGGAGATTTAGGTGTGTCATTTGCTTTTGATAATACACCTGTAATGGATATTTTAATGAGTAAAATAGGGCCATCTGCTTTACTAGGTGCACAGGCATTAGTACTTGGCACAATAGTAGGAATTCTTCTTGGATTGATCTCATCTATTTTCCGAAATGGACCAATCGATTTTATATCAACGATTATAGCGGTATTGGGTACATCTATACCATCGTTTGTATTTGCTGGTTTATTGCAGTACTATTTTGCTGTCCAGTGGGACTTGTTACCGGTAGCATTATGGGATGGATACGAATATACAATTCTACCAACTATTGCTTTAGCAATAACTCCTCTAGCAATTTCTGCTAGATTTATTAGAACAGAAATGATTGAAGTTTTACATTCTCAGTATATTACAACCGCTCGTGCTAAAGGGGTTGCAGAGTCTGGTATCATCTTTAAGCATGGTTTAAGAAATGCTTTAATTCCCTTAATAACTGTTATAGGTCCAATGGCTGTTAACTTGATGACAGGATCGTTAGTAATTGAAAAAATATTCGCAATTCCTGGAATTGGTGAGCAGTTCGTTTCATCAGTTACTGTAAATGATTATCAGACTATCATGGGAACAACACTATTATATGCATTTGCATTTGTTGTCATCATCTTAATCATTGACCTCCTTTATGGATTGATAGATCCGAGAATTAGAATTGCAGGAGGAAAGAAATAG
- a CDS encoding peptide ABC transporter substrate-binding protein, with product MKRKFTWLLSLTLVLSVFLAACSGDDKGSKGSDKSAENKDVKQELNLINGDAIPSMDPSKATDEYGFQFLGATMEGLYRLGKDAKVENGIAESHKVSDDGLTWTFKLRQDAKWSNGDPVTANDFVYAWQRAVNPETGSEYGPYMMGGVIKNATEINKGEKKVEELGVKAEDDHTLVVELANPIAYFESLTTFGTFLPLNQKFVEEKGDKFATSSDTLLSNGPFVLENWKSASQKWNLAKNDTYWDADTVKLEKINFVVVKDNQTMVDLYEKGEVDRAGLSSDYVDQYSSNPDFVTQPDNSVFYFKINQTRNEVLKNKNLRLAISRAFDKEALVNTILNNGSSVANGLVPADFTPMPDGSGDFRKVSGDLVTYDVKAAQEYFEKAKKELGKDTIEVELLGDDSESSTTMNEYLANQLQTNLPGLKVNFKKVPFKQRLALDTAMDYDLQVAGWGPDYLDPYTFLSLWITDGGNNQMGYSNKEYDKLLADTATTLATDNDARYKNFLEAEKLLFEDGAIAPIFQRGRAFLSSPKIQNMIVNPFGPTYEWKWTSVGSGK from the coding sequence ATGAAGCGCAAATTTACTTGGCTGCTTTCACTGACATTAGTGTTAAGTGTATTTTTAGCAGCATGTTCTGGCGACGACAAAGGGTCTAAAGGTTCAGATAAGTCTGCAGAAAATAAAGATGTGAAACAAGAATTAAACTTAATTAATGGAGATGCGATTCCATCTATGGATCCATCAAAAGCAACAGATGAATACGGTTTCCAATTCTTGGGGGCTACTATGGAAGGTCTTTATCGTTTAGGTAAAGATGCTAAGGTAGAAAATGGTATTGCAGAATCTCACAAAGTATCTGATGATGGTTTAACTTGGACATTCAAGTTACGTCAAGATGCTAAATGGTCAAATGGAGATCCTGTAACAGCTAACGATTTCGTTTATGCTTGGCAGCGCGCAGTAAATCCTGAGACAGGTTCTGAATACGGCCCGTATATGATGGGTGGCGTAATCAAAAACGCTACAGAAATCAATAAAGGCGAAAAGAAAGTAGAAGAACTAGGGGTTAAAGCTGAAGACGACCATACTTTAGTTGTTGAACTTGCTAACCCAATTGCATATTTTGAATCATTAACAACTTTCGGTACATTCTTGCCATTAAATCAAAAATTTGTGGAAGAAAAAGGCGATAAATTCGCAACTAGCTCTGATACTCTCTTATCAAACGGTCCGTTCGTATTAGAAAACTGGAAAAGTGCTTCTCAAAAGTGGAATCTTGCTAAGAATGATACTTACTGGGATGCAGATACTGTTAAGCTAGAAAAAATTAATTTTGTAGTAGTTAAAGATAACCAAACAATGGTTGACCTATATGAAAAAGGTGAAGTAGATCGAGCTGGATTATCTTCTGACTATGTTGATCAATACTCTTCTAATCCTGATTTTGTTACGCAACCAGATAACTCTGTTTTCTATTTTAAGATAAATCAAACAAGAAACGAAGTACTTAAAAATAAAAATCTTCGTTTAGCAATTAGTCGTGCATTTGATAAGGAAGCATTAGTTAATACTATCCTAAACAATGGTTCTTCTGTGGCTAATGGTTTAGTGCCAGCAGACTTTACTCCAATGCCAGATGGCAGTGGTGATTTCCGTAAAGTAAGTGGAGATCTTGTAACTTATGATGTAAAAGCTGCTCAAGAGTATTTTGAGAAAGCGAAAAAAGAATTAGGTAAAGATACTATTGAAGTGGAATTATTAGGTGATGATTCTGAAAGTTCTACAACAATGAATGAATATTTAGCAAATCAATTACAAACAAACCTTCCTGGTTTAAAAGTTAACTTTAAAAAGGTTCCGTTTAAACAACGTTTAGCTCTTGATACAGCAATGGATTACGATCTTCAAGTTGCTGGTTGGGGTCCTGATTATCTAGATCCATATACATTCTTAAGCCTATGGATTACTGATGGCGGAAACAACCAAATGGGATACTCTAATAAAGAGTATGATAAGCTATTGGCAGATACAGCAACTACCCTTGCAACAGATAATGATGCACGTTACAAAAACTTCTTAGAAGCTGAAAAGTTATTATTTGAAGATGGTGCAATTGCTCCAATCTTCCAACGTGGTAGAGCATTCCTTTCATCTCCAAAAATCCAAAACATGATTGTTAATCCATTTGGACCTACTTATGAATGGAAATGGACTAGTGTTGGATCAGGTAAGTAA
- a CDS encoding DUF3899 domain-containing protein — protein MQNKKWFIFLINLFLTFILFFISSSEYSLVHYINSVFYLTFLYIVIFLFMYIAKGGFFDGVTFSFRRFHHVILKRNDYLEEWKEKPLPSQKFNKRFYSVLKFQVISLFVYLLILLIIYYI, from the coding sequence ATGCAAAATAAAAAATGGTTTATATTTCTTATAAATCTCTTTCTTACATTTATACTTTTTTTTATCTCTTCATCGGAATATTCTCTTGTTCATTATATTAATTCCGTCTTTTATTTAACCTTCCTTTATATTGTTATTTTTCTATTTATGTATATTGCTAAGGGTGGTTTTTTCGACGGAGTAACATTCAGTTTCAGACGGTTTCATCATGTTATTCTAAAAAGGAATGATTATTTAGAAGAATGGAAGGAGAAGCCTCTTCCTTCTCAAAAATTTAATAAAAGGTTTTACTCTGTTCTTAAGTTCCAAGTTATATCCTTATTTGTTTATTTACTAATTTTATTGATAATTTACTATATCTAA
- the acsA gene encoding acetate--CoA ligase, producing MKLEAFPPVKGKHNLENYEEQYQHFKWDQAEKDFSWHQTGKINLAYEAIDRHAENYRANKVALHYFHPSRKETYTFKDLKKFSNKAGNVLKEIGNVNKGDRVFIFMPRSPELYFALLGAIKLGAIVGPLFEAFMEDAVKDRLYDSEAKVIITTPELVNRIPHTELPALETIFIVGEDIQENDKTKDFLHYFQTASTELDIEWVDRKDGLILHYTSGSTGKPKGVLHVHNAMIQHYQTAKWVLDLQEEDVYWCTADPGWVTGTSYGIFGPWLTGSTNVVAGGRFSPDIWYKTIETFGVTVWYSAPTSFRMLMAAGEEVTEKYTLSSLRHILSVGEPLNPEVIRWGYDVFGHRIHDTWWMTETGAQLICNLPCMDIKLGSMGKPLPGIEAVILDDNGNILPPNQMGNLAIKKGWPSMMHTIWNNQEKFNSYFQHDEWYVSGDSAYMDEEGYFWFQGRVDDVIMTAGERVGPFEVESKLIEFPAVAEAGVIGKPDPIRGEIIKAFIALVDGYEQTDELKEQIRLFVKTGLAAHAAPREIEFCEKLPKTRSGKIMRRVLKAWELGLPTGDLSTMED from the coding sequence ATGAAATTGGAAGCGTTTCCACCTGTAAAAGGCAAACATAACCTTGAAAACTACGAGGAACAGTACCAACATTTCAAATGGGACCAAGCAGAAAAGGATTTTTCATGGCATCAAACTGGAAAAATTAATTTGGCCTATGAAGCAATTGACCGTCACGCTGAAAACTACCGCGCCAATAAAGTAGCCCTCCATTATTTTCATCCATCTAGAAAAGAAACATACACATTTAAAGATTTAAAAAAATTCTCCAATAAAGCTGGAAATGTATTAAAGGAGATCGGAAATGTAAACAAAGGAGATCGAGTGTTTATTTTTATGCCTCGCTCCCCAGAATTATATTTTGCTTTACTTGGTGCAATCAAACTAGGTGCTATTGTCGGCCCATTATTCGAAGCCTTTATGGAAGATGCGGTGAAAGACCGTCTCTATGATAGTGAAGCAAAAGTAATTATTACCACACCTGAACTAGTAAATAGAATTCCACATACAGAATTACCTGCTCTCGAAACTATTTTTATTGTCGGTGAAGACATCCAAGAAAACGATAAAACAAAGGATTTCCTTCATTACTTTCAAACAGCATCTACAGAATTAGACATAGAATGGGTCGATCGCAAGGATGGTTTAATCCTTCACTACACCTCTGGTTCAACGGGGAAACCAAAAGGTGTGCTTCATGTTCACAATGCCATGATTCAACATTATCAAACGGCAAAGTGGGTATTAGATTTACAAGAGGAGGATGTATATTGGTGCACAGCTGATCCAGGCTGGGTTACAGGTACCTCCTACGGAATCTTTGGACCATGGCTTACTGGCTCGACAAATGTTGTGGCAGGAGGCCGATTTAGTCCTGATATTTGGTATAAAACGATTGAAACCTTTGGAGTGACTGTTTGGTATAGTGCTCCTACCTCCTTTAGAATGCTAATGGCAGCAGGAGAGGAGGTAACAGAAAAATATACACTCTCTTCTTTGCGTCATATATTAAGTGTTGGCGAACCACTGAATCCCGAGGTAATTCGATGGGGATACGATGTATTTGGACATCGTATCCATGACACTTGGTGGATGACGGAAACTGGTGCTCAGCTAATATGCAATTTACCATGTATGGATATTAAATTAGGTTCAATGGGGAAACCATTACCGGGAATTGAAGCAGTAATTTTAGATGACAATGGCAACATTCTGCCGCCAAACCAAATGGGGAATTTAGCCATAAAAAAAGGCTGGCCTTCGATGATGCATACAATATGGAACAACCAAGAAAAATTTAATAGCTATTTCCAACATGATGAATGGTATGTTTCAGGAGACTCTGCTTATATGGATGAAGAGGGATATTTCTGGTTCCAAGGGCGAGTCGATGATGTTATTATGACTGCTGGAGAGAGAGTTGGACCATTTGAAGTGGAAAGTAAATTAATCGAATTTCCAGCAGTGGCAGAAGCTGGTGTCATCGGTAAACCAGATCCAATTCGAGGGGAAATTATCAAAGCCTTTATTGCATTGGTTGATGGCTATGAGCAAACAGATGAATTAAAAGAACAAATACGATTATTTGTAAAAACCGGCTTGGCTGCTCATGCTGCTCCAAGAGAAATCGAATTCTGTGAAAAACTTCCTAAAACTCGCAGCGGAAAAATTATGAGACGTGTCTTAAAAGCATGGGAACTTGGCCTCCCTACTGGAGATCTCTCCACAATGGAAGATTAA
- a CDS encoding aldo/keto reductase gives MRTIKLGSSNLEVPVVAVGCMRINSLEKKEAERFVQTALEHGANFFDHADIYGKGACEEIFAEAINMSPSVRENIILQSKCGIRTGMFDFSKEHILQSVDGILQRLNTEYLDSLLLHRPDALVEPEEVAEAFDILEQTGKVRHFGVSNQNPMQIQLLQKYVKQPIVANQLQLSITNANMISNGINVNMENDSAINRDGSILDFCRLHDITIQPWSPFQFGFFEGVFLGNDKFPELNQQIDEIAGKYQVSNTTIAIAWLLRHPANMQPVIGTMNVERLIDCIKASDVYLTREEWYSIYRAAGNILP, from the coding sequence ATGAGAACAATCAAACTAGGTAGCAGTAACTTAGAAGTACCAGTAGTTGCAGTTGGTTGTATGCGTATTAATTCATTAGAAAAGAAGGAAGCAGAACGATTTGTTCAAACTGCGTTAGAACACGGTGCTAACTTCTTTGATCACGCAGATATTTATGGAAAAGGAGCTTGTGAAGAAATTTTTGCTGAAGCGATAAATATGTCGCCAAGTGTTCGTGAAAATATAATCTTACAATCTAAATGCGGGATCAGAACAGGAATGTTCGATTTCTCTAAAGAACATATTTTGCAATCAGTAGACGGTATTTTACAAAGATTGAACACTGAATATTTAGACTCCCTTCTCCTCCATCGCCCAGACGCCTTAGTGGAGCCAGAAGAAGTCGCAGAAGCATTCGACATTCTGGAACAAACAGGTAAAGTTCGCCACTTTGGTGTTTCGAACCAAAATCCGATGCAGATTCAATTATTACAAAAGTATGTGAAACAGCCAATTGTGGCTAACCAATTGCAATTAAGTATTACGAATGCGAATATGATTTCTAATGGGATTAATGTCAATATGGAAAATGACTCAGCCATTAACCGTGATGGCAGCATTTTAGACTTCTGTCGACTACATGATATAACGATTCAGCCTTGGTCTCCATTCCAATTTGGTTTCTTTGAAGGCGTTTTTCTTGGCAACGATAAATTCCCTGAATTAAATCAACAAATTGATGAAATTGCAGGCAAGTATCAAGTAAGTAACACAACCATTGCGATTGCCTGGTTATTGCGTCACCCTGCCAATATGCAGCCAGTAATCGGTACAATGAATGTGGAACGTTTAATTGATTGCATAAAAGCAAGTGACGTTTATTTAACAAGAGAAGAATGGTACAGCATTTATCGTGCCGCTGGAAATATATTGCCATAA
- the queF gene encoding preQ(1) synthase — protein sequence MSGRKNEEGLTDLTLLGNQNTQYKSDYAPEVLESVDNLHSDRDYFVKFNCPEFTSLCPITGQPDFATMYISYIPNKKIVESKSLKLYLFSFRNHGDFHEDCVNIIMNDLIKLLDPRYIEVWGKFTPRGGISIDPWCNYGKPGTKFEEMAAHRLMNHDMYPEKVDNR from the coding sequence ATGTCAGGAAGAAAGAACGAAGAAGGATTAACAGATTTAACTTTGTTAGGAAATCAAAATACTCAATATAAAAGTGATTATGCACCAGAGGTATTAGAATCAGTAGATAATCTTCATTCTGATAGAGATTATTTTGTGAAATTTAATTGTCCCGAATTTACGAGTCTTTGCCCAATAACAGGGCAGCCTGACTTTGCGACAATGTATATTTCTTATATACCCAATAAGAAAATAGTGGAAAGCAAGTCTTTAAAGTTGTATTTATTTAGTTTTCGCAATCATGGGGATTTTCACGAAGATTGTGTCAATATTATTATGAATGATTTAATAAAACTGTTAGATCCAAGATATATAGAAGTATGGGGGAAATTCACTCCACGAGGCGGGATTTCCATCGACCCATGGTGTAATTATGGAAAACCGGGCACCAAATTTGAAGAGATGGCAGCACATCGATTAATGAACCATGATATGTACCCAGAAAAGGTAGATAATCGATAA
- the mnhG gene encoding monovalent cation/H(+) antiporter subunit G, translating into MSENNLIELISVLLIFCGAIFCFLSSLGLIRLPDVYTRSHAASKGSTMGVLFTLVGTFVFFIIEGVFSIRLFLGIFFVFLTSPVASHVIVRSAYRSKVKLADITVQDDLNAEMDKEGIETVEVLHK; encoded by the coding sequence TTGAGCGAAAACAATCTGATTGAACTCATATCTGTTCTACTTATATTCTGTGGCGCCATTTTTTGTTTTCTGAGTTCCCTTGGATTAATAAGACTGCCAGATGTATACACAAGATCTCATGCTGCATCCAAAGGCTCTACTATGGGAGTACTTTTTACCCTTGTTGGCACATTTGTCTTTTTTATTATAGAAGGTGTTTTTAGCATTCGCCTGTTCTTGGGAATTTTCTTTGTTTTTTTAACTTCTCCTGTCGCATCCCATGTTATCGTTCGCTCCGCTTATCGCTCAAAAGTTAAGCTTGCGGATATAACGGTACAAGATGATCTGAATGCTGAAATGGATAAAGAAGGGATAGAAACAGTGGAAGTACTTCATAAATAA
- a CDS encoding Na(+)/H(+) antiporter subunit F1 — protein sequence MIDQLLVGSLILLIISILATIYRLIKGPSAPDRIQALDSLGINLIAGVAIFSVLLRNTGFFEVILLIGILSFIGTIAFARYMERGVVIERKQSD from the coding sequence ATGATTGATCAATTATTAGTTGGATCGTTAATTTTACTGATCATATCTATTCTTGCAACAATATATCGTCTTATTAAAGGACCGTCAGCTCCTGACAGAATACAAGCATTAGACAGTTTAGGAATCAATCTAATTGCAGGAGTAGCGATTTTTTCCGTTCTGCTTCGGAATACAGGTTTTTTTGAGGTGATTTTATTAATTGGGATTTTGTCGTTTATTGGAACGATTGCTTTTGCCCGATATATGGAAAGAGGTGTAGTCATTGAGCGAAAACAATCTGATTGA
- a CDS encoding Na+/H+ antiporter subunit E, producing MPMQILINLLIGIIWMFLQDTWNVLTFFTGYLFGILVLFILRRYLSTKFYLETFFAVVKLFFVFIEQLFTSSVVVIRQITRPRLNISPGIFSLETELEGELEVSLLALLMNLTPGSVVVEVTSDNKKFFIHAMDIPAQKESIFRSKEKFEKAIKRVTRYD from the coding sequence ATGCCTATGCAAATATTGATCAACTTATTAATCGGTATCATCTGGATGTTTTTACAGGACACATGGAATGTCTTAACGTTTTTTACTGGTTACTTGTTCGGTATACTTGTTTTATTTATCTTGCGTCGCTATTTGTCAACTAAATTTTATTTAGAAACATTTTTTGCGGTCGTAAAGCTATTTTTTGTTTTTATTGAGCAGCTGTTTACCTCAAGTGTTGTTGTGATTAGGCAAATAACAAGGCCAAGATTAAATATTTCCCCAGGAATATTTTCGTTAGAAACGGAATTAGAAGGGGAATTGGAAGTCTCCTTACTAGCTCTATTAATGAATTTAACTCCTGGTTCTGTTGTAGTAGAGGTTACTTCCGATAATAAAAAGTTCTTTATTCATGCGATGGATATCCCTGCACAAAAGGAATCCATCTTTCGTTCAAAGGAAAAATTCGAAAAGGCAATAAAGAGGGTGACTCGCTATGATTGA